Below is a window of uncultured Tolumonas sp. DNA.
TGGAAACGCATCCCGTACTTTCTTGACGAAATCAGTGAAGTGTTCAGAGTAACCATTAGCTACATCTACACAGATAAAACGCAACGCAGGCGACAACGCTAAGATGCGTTGCAACTTCAGAAAGTCATCGTTTGATGTGCCAGTCGACACCATGCAATATTGCAACATGGCATCGCTGCTTTGCTGCGTGAAGGCTTGCCATTGTTGTTCACTATAATGCTTATGGATCGCGGTCATGACATCAAAACTGGCCAGCGCTTTGGCCATGGTGAATGTGCCGACGGTATCCATATTGGCCGCAATGATTGGTACACCATGCCAGGTGGTTTGTGTGTGACGAAAGCGAAATTCGCGATGTAATTCGACTTGTGAGCGACTGCTCAGTGTGGAGCGTTTAGGGCGGAACAGGACATCTTTAAAACCGAGCTTCAGATCTTCTTCGATACGCATGGGTCATTGCCTCAATGTATTACTGAAAATCAGGCACAAAAAAACCGGTAGGTTTCTAAGGCCTCCGGTTTTGGACATCATACGCTGCTTTTAGCGAGATACAATGCTTGTTAGTGCATTTGTATCAGTAATGTTAACGCAGCGACAGAAACTAAAAATGCAAAATCATACAACAGATAATGCAGGAATTTAGTCGGGTGAATACCTAAATCATGCAAACCATGATAGACACGGTGCATAGCATGAAAGATAGGTAATGCAATGGCGGCTAACAGGATGGGAGCCCCCCACCAGGATGTCGCCAGCGCGTGCATTTTTTCATAACTTAAGGTGTCGGCATTCAGAATACCGAGTGGAACCAGTAGGCCAGTGATCAGGATCAACACCGGCAACAGTACGGCAGCAACAACCCCGCCAGCACCAAACAATAACCAATATACAGGTTCATCAGAACGTTTCATGGTGAATGCTCCTTATCAGGCCAAGATCGCAATCAATAATACGATCACGCTAACGACTGCCAGACCGATGTATTGCGCCATAATGATTGGTTTTTCCGGCATCAATTCTTCGCCCTTAAAGATACGAATGGCTTTAGGGGCCAGAGAGAACCAGGTTTTGGCATGAAACAGACATGCAACCAAGGCGAGCAGATGAAACAATATCGCCAGTGGGCTGTGTAACGCACTCAGCCAGCCAGCAAATGCATCAGGCCCCTGGCTTAAGCGCAACAGACCACAAAGCAGGATAACGGCGTAAGCACCCACAAAAATACAAGTCCCTTCGCGTAGCATGTAGCCAGTATAAAAACTGTTACGTAACCACCAGCTCTTTTTAACCTGACGGACATACGGTTTACGTTTGCTTTGAGAGATATCCATGATCAGTCCTCCGGTTTGAACATAGCGATGACATAATCTTTTGCACTTTCAGCTTTATAAAGTTGAATTGCAGCAGCTGGGTCAACGCCTTTCGGACAAACTTCAGAACAGAAACCGACGAAAGTGCAACTCCATACGCCAGCTTCCTGGTGTATGAGTTTCATTCTCTCTTCCTTAGCGCCATCACGACTGTCTTCGTTGTAACGATAGAGCAGGGCAATCGCGGCTGGGCCGAGGAATTCCGGTTTCAGTGCATACTGCGGGCAGGCGGCGTAACACAGGCCACAGTTAATGCACTGTGAGAACTGTTTGTATTGCGCGAGCTGTTTTGGCGTCTGGATGTATTCACCATCGCAAAGATTTCTTTCTTCTTTCGGGATGATGTAAGGCTTAATTTTTTCCAATTTCTGCATGAAATCGGACATATCCACCACAAGATCGCGCTCGATAGGGAAGTTCGCCAGTGGTTCAAGGCGGATTTTACCTTCACTGATGTAATCACGCAGGAAGGTTTTGCAGCCCAGTTTTGGCTTACCATTCACCATCATGCCGCAAGAACCACAAATAGCCATGCGGCAAGACCAGCGGTAGCTCAGGGTTGAGTCAATGTGATCTTTGATATAGGTCAGCGCTTCCAGGATCGACATTTCATGGGTAAATGGTACCTGATAACGCTGGGTCCACGGTTCGTTATCCTCTTCAGGACGATACCGTAATACTTCAATATCCATGATCTCAGCCATTATTTCGCTCCCTTCTCTGCTTCTGAGCCATACACGCGTTTTGCTGGCTGTGACTTGGTAATTTTGACATCACTGTATTCAATGGTCGGAGCACCATTTTCATTGCGGAAAGCTAAAGAGTGTTTCAGATAGTTCACATCATCACGTTCTTCAAAGCCGTCGATCCGCTGGTGCGAACCGCGGGACTCTTTGCGCTGCATAGCCGAATGTGCGATTGATTCCGCGACATCGAGCAAGAAGCCTAATTCGATGGTGTAAAGCCAGTCGGTGTTAAAGACCGATGATTTGTCGGCTACCCGAACACGTTTGTAACGTTCTTTCAGCTCTTTCAGTTTATCAATGGTATTTTGCATGGTTTCAGCGGTACGGTAGATACCCACGCCGCTTTCCATGGTATCACCCATCTCATTACGGATATCCGCCGGATTTTCTGTGCCGCCGTTTTCCATCAGAGACATTGATCTTGCAACGACTTCCATACCCTGGCGATACAGAATATTGCTGTCGATATGGCTCTGTTGTTGAGCAAACAAAGCTGCTTGTTCACCGGCCACTTTGCCGAATACCACGATTTCACACAGGGAGTTTGAACCTAAACGGTTAGCGCCATGCAGACCATTCGACGCGCATTCGCCAACGGCAAACAGACCGGGCATACGGGTTGCGCCCATTCCGTCCGTTTCGATACCACCCATGGTGTAGTGAACGACAGGGCGAACCGGGATCGGCTCTTTGACCGGATCAACGCCCATATAGGCACGCGACAGTTCACAAATGAATGGCAGACGTTCCAGTAGTTTTTTCTCGCCGAGATGGCGCAGATCCAGATGCACGATATCACCGAATGGCGATTCGATCGTGCGACCGCGTTGCTGTTCCTGCCAGAATGCTTGTGACAAGCGGTCGCGCGGACCTAATTCCATGTATTTGTTTTTGGTTTCACCAACCGGAATTTCCGGGCCTAAACCATAATCTTGCAGATAGCGGTAACCGTCTTTATTCAGCAGAATGCCGCCTTCACCGCGACAGCCTTCGGTCATTAGAATACCAGAGCCGGGTAAGCCGGTTGGATGATACTGAACGAACTCCATATCACGCAGTGGTACACCATGGCGGTAAGCCAGCGCCATACCATCACCGGTAACGATGCCACCATTGGTATTGAAGCGATAGGTACGACTGCCACCACCAGTAGCAATAATGACGGATTTCGCCTGAATAATGCGGGTGACACCATTTTGAATATCAAAACAGACCACACCTTGCGGACGACCATCATGTACTAACAAATCGAGTACAAAATGTTCATCAAAGCGTTTAATAGAAGGATATTTAATCGAAGTCTGGAACAGGGTATGCAGAATGTGGAAGCCGGTTTTATCGGCAGCAAACCAAGTTCTCGGAATCTTCATACCACCAAATGGACGAACGTTGATTTTGCCGTCTTCTTTTCTGCTCCAAGGACAGCCCCAGTGTTCCAGTTGTGTCAGCTCTTTCGGCGCATTCTCAACGAAATACTCAACAACATCCTGTTCACATAACCAGTCGCCACCAGAAACAGTGTCATGGAAATGATTGTCGAGACTATCATCTTCACGTACTACCCCAGCTGCACCACCCTCAGCAGCCACAGTATGGCTACGCATTGGATAAACTTTCGATATCAGTGCTATTTCCAGCTCGGGATTTTTTTCTGCAATTGCAATCGCAGCTCGTAATCCACCGCCTCCTGCTCCGACAATCGCGACATCGGTCTTGATAATGTCCACTTAGGCCTCCTCTGGCTCATAAATCCAAGCGTTTGTTATGCGACTCTTTGATGGTCTATTAACAATAGACTCAATCTGTACAACCATCTTCTGCTTATTTGTCGATAAACGCATGAACAGAAATAGTTAATTTCTAACGTGTTAAAAAATTGTAGCGAAAGCAAACACGTAAAAATGAGAATCAGCTCTCTTTTATCCGGATGGTCATCCTGACGCGCGCGATATTTTGCCAGAAATGACCTATCAAGATCTTGTTTCTCATCAAAGCGTTGCGATTATAGAAGAACTTGAGGTGTTTCAGAGGGAACAGCAGACCTGAATTCCAGATCTGCTGTGGCAGAATGTTATTGCACTGAACTGTTATTGAGTTGTGCGAATATTTGACCTAAACGCGTTTCAGTCTCGGGTTTGAGATGTTCCGCAAACTCCAACATGTTGGGTGGAAACAAACAAACGACGGTACTACCCAGTTTGAATAACCCCATCTCTTCACCTTTTTTCAGCGAGATAGGGGTATTGCCGTGGAAGTCCCAACGCTTCACCAGTTTACCGGCCGGTGGTGTGACAGTGCCAGCCCAGACAGTTTCAATACTGGCTACGATGGTTGCCCCCACCAGTACCAAAGCCATTGGGCCATACGGTGTTTTGAAGACACAAGCGACGCGTTCATTGCGGGCAAACAGGTTTGGCACGTTTTGCGCAGTCAGTGGATTGACCGAAAACAGATCACCCGGGATATACACCATGCTCTGTAATTCACCATCCAGCGGCATATGAATGCGGTGATAGTCGCGGGGTGACAGATAGATAGTGGCAAATTTGCCGTTCTGAAATTGATCTGATAAATCGTCATCGCCGCCCAGCAGTTCGCGGGCGCTGAAATCATGACGTTTAGCTTGGATAATGCGACCGTATTGAATGTTACCCAACTGGCTAATACAACCATCTACCGGCAAGGCAACCGTGTCAGGAGCAGCGACGATAGGGCGCAGACCCTCTTTTAATTTGCGGGTAAAAAAGGCATTGAAGGTTTTGTAATGCGTCGGATCTTCAAACTCGGCTTCGCTCATATTGATATTAAAACGCTTAATAAACGCCTTAATCAGCCAAGTTGTCACGGCACCGGCTTCTGCAGCTGCCAGATAACCGACCAGTCGGGACACCGCATGTTTTGGTAACAGATATTGGGCTGCTATTTTCAGCACATCCAGCAATTTCATGGTGAACCTCAAACAAATCAATAATAAATAAAGGGCGCGAATTCTACGCCACTTCATCACCAGAGTGAAAATTATTCGCGGCTGACATGCCGCATATTGCGTGCATCCTGCATCGATTCCAGAATCCGGTGATAGTTTTGATAGCGTTCAGCGGCGATTTTGCCTTCTTCCACTGCGGCCCGGATCAAACAACCCGGATCTGTCCCATGTTTACAATCACGGAATTTACAACCGCCTAAATAGTCGCGGAATTCTTTAAAACACCAGGTGACGCGATCATTTTCCAGATGCCACAGCGAAAATTCACGGATGCCGGGGGAATCGATCAGCATACCGCCGTTGGCAAAATGATACAGACGGGCAGTGGTGGTGGTGTGCTGGCCTAAGCCGGATTGATCGGATATTTCGCCGGTCAGCGCTTTTGCATGCGGATCTAACGCATTGATCAGTGATGATTTACCGACACCGGATTGCCCAACAAACACGCTGATTTTATCTTTTAGTTGTGCTTGTAATTCATCCAGACCGTGTTCAGTTTCACAACTGACATTCAGCAGTGGATAACCGAGGTTGCGATAAATATCTAACTGCTTTTCCAGCTTCTCGCGCGAAACGTCATCCAGCAAGTCGATTTTATTCAGCACTAACAGAGGCTGGATCTCAACGTGTTCAGCAGCCACCAAATAACGATCAACCAGATTAGTCGAGAACTCTGGCAACACCGCAGAGACGATCACGATTTGATCTATATTTGCGGCAACTGGTTTGATCCCATCGTAAAAGTCGGGGCGGGTCAGTACCGACTGGCGTGGATGAACGGCTTCGACGATACCGCTGATCCCTTGCAAGGCTTCACTACCAGCACGCCAAACGACGCGATCGCCGGTGACCAGACTGCCTAAAGTGCGACGCATGTTACAGCGATGAATTTCACCGTTGCTATCTTCAATATCGGCGTGTTTTCCGAACCGACTGATCACCAGTCCTTCCAGCGGCGGGCCTAACAGGCTGTCATCAATATCCGCTTGTGGTTTTTGCAAACGTTTTTGGTGATTAGCACTGACCCGGCGTTGCTGGCCATGACTGAGTTTTGGTTTTTTCGCCACAGTGTCAATTTCGCAATAATAGAGAAAGTCGCTATGATACACCTGATTACTGATTTTCCCGATAACAAGGACATGCGATGAGCCAAAATGAACAGAATCTGATCTGGTTAGACATGGAAATGACCGGTCTGGAACCAGAAACTGACCGTATTCTGGAAATAGCTATGATTGTTACGGATAAAGAGTTGAACATATTGGCGGAAGGGCCGGTGCTGGCTATTCATCAGTCGGATGAAGTGTTAGCTGGTATGGATGAGTGGAATACCCGTACTCATGGTGAATCAGGTTTAGTGGCGCGAGTGCGTGCCAGTGAATATGACGAAGCGAAAGCAATCGCCGTGTGCCTCGAATTTATGAAAGAGTGGGTACCCGAGCGCCAATCGCCAATGTGTGGTAACAGTATCGGTCAGGATCGCCGCTTCATGGTGAAATATATGCCGGAGTTGGAGCGTTATTTCCATTACCGTAATATTGATGTCAGCACAGTGAAAGAGCTGGTGCGGCGCTGGAAACCAGAAATTCTCGATCAATTTACTAAAACTGGCAGCCATCAGGCACTGGACGATATTCGTGAATCGATTGCGGAAATGCAGTTCTATCGTGAACGAGTGTTTACTATTTAAACGCGTTGAACGCGAAATGTGCATTTAGTAGCGGTTTTTTAAAAAGCTCTTGCATTTGAGGTCTTCCCCCCTATAATGCGGGCCCTGTGCAAGAGCACTGATTGCGGGAATAGCTCAGTTGGTAGAGCATAACCTTGCCAAGGTTAGGGTCGCGAGTTCGAGTCTCGTTTCCCGCTCCAAATCAGTTTCTTACACAATTGCGACGCGGGAATAGCTCAGTTGGTAGAGCATAACCTTGCCAAGGTTAGGGTCGCGAGTTCGAGTCTCGTTTCCCGCTCCAATTTTTCAAAAATGATTCAGATATTATGCGGGAATAGCTCAGTTGGTAGAGCATAACCTTGCCAAGGTTAGGGTCGCGAGTTCGAGTCTCGTTTCCCGCTCCAATATCTAATCAGTTCAATACCATGCGACGCGGGAATAGCTCAGTTGGTAGAGCATAACCTTGCCAAGGTTAGGGTCGCGAGTTCGAGTCTCGTTTCCCGCTCCAAATTCGAATATAATCAAACTACTCAATATAACTAAGCATAAAGCATTAGGATAAAGTATGTTTGATGTCTCCAAGAATCCCGTCAATATTAAGCCATCATCAGCAGGTAAACCGGCCATTTTTGTAGTTTTGGCTGCCATGGTTGCTTTCGTATTATTCAGCTCATACTTTACGGTGGATCAGGGCGAACGTGGTATTGTCTTGCGCTTCGGTGCTTTTCAACGCATCGCAGAGCCGGGCCTTAACTTCAAAATCCCGATACTTGAATCAACACATACGATAAGTTTGCAGACGCAGGTATCGCATTTTCAGTTACCGGCTTACTCGCGTGATCAGCAACCAGCAACGCTCGATGTCTCAATCAACTGGCATGCACAAGAGTCAGAATTACAGAAGATCTATTCGGAATTCGGTTCTTTGCCATCGTTAGAAGCCAGAATTATCCAACCTCGTTTACCACAAGCAGTGAAGACGGTATTTGGTAGTTATGTCGCAGCCAGCTCAATTCAGAATCGGGCTAAATTAAATGCGGACATCTATGATTCAGTATCTAAAGTGCTGCAAGGCCCGATTCAAATTGAGAGTGTGCAGTTAGATAATATCGACTTCTCTGAGGCTTATGAGCAATCGGTAGAGCAGAGAATGCTGGCGGAAGTGGAAGTTGCCAAGTTACAACAAAATGCATTACGTGAAAAAGTTCAGGCGGAAATTACTGTAACGCAGGCAAAAGCGCAGGCTGAAAGTGTGAAAGCACAAGCGGCAGCACAAGCAGATGCAACACGGATGAAAGGTGAGGCGGAAGCAGCTGCGATTAAGGCCAAAGGGGATGCCTTACGTCAGAACCCGAATTTGGTTGAATTGATCAAAGCAGAACGTTGGAATGGTGCTTTACCGCAAACGATGCTGCCAAACAGTGCGGTGCCGTTTATTGATGTAAAAAATAAACCAGCCAGCGAATAAATTAGTATTCCAAATTAAAGCCTCGCCTGATCCGCGAGGCTTTTTTATTCGTCTAAATTTGGCTTTCTGCAAATAACGCGGCACCAATAATCCCAGCTTGGTTCAGACTACGTGCTGGTAGCACTAACGCTTTAGTGTGCAGGTAAGGCTCGAATCGCGCCATGTGTTCAGCAATGCCACCGCCAATGATGAATCGATCGGGATTAAAAACAAATTCCAAATGATTCAGGTATTCATTAAATCGAATTCCCCATTCCTGCCAGCTTAAATTTTGCTTGATGCGTACCGACTCAGCACAATAACGCTCGGCAATACTATCGCCAAAACGCACATGCCCCAGTTCTGTATTTGGGTGTAGCTGACTATTCACAAATACCGCCGAACCAATGCCGGTGCCGATAGTCAGCAAGATAGTGACCCCTCGATTATTTTGACCGGCACCAAAACGCATTTCAGCCATCCCAGCGGCATCGGCATCATTCACCACGAAACAAGGCTGACCAGTTACTCTTTGAAAACAAGGTTTTTGCATCGGTGTTGATCCAGCTGGGATCGATATTACTGGCACTGTAAGCGACACCATGATGCACGGTTGCTGGGAAACCACAGCCGATCGGCCCAGACCAGGCTAGGTCTGCAACCATTTGCGCCAGACTGCTGGCTATATTTTCCGGTGTAGCGGGTTGCGGTGTCGGAATGCGTTTATGTTCGCTGATGAGTTCGCCGGTTTGTGTTTCGATCGACGGCTGCTTTGATACCGGTACCACCAATATCGACTCCTAAAATACGCATACATCATCCTTTAAGCATGTTCTGGTAAGCCTTTATAAATACAACGGATCAACCGTGCATGTTTTTTGTCATCAGCTATTTGTTTCGTGTGTAATTGCCGTAAAGCCCAGTCGATATGTTCCTGCACCAGTTCGGTGGTTTCGCCCTGTGTTTGGCTTGTAATGCCTGAATTACCTCGTCTGAGGCTGGGCCATTGCCGAGCGCAACCGCAATATTACGTTGCCATTTTTCAAAACCTATACGGCGTATTGGGCTGCCCTCGGTAGTTTTGAGAAAGGTTTTTTCATCCCATGACCAAAGCGTCAGCAGTTCTGGTGTATGCAATTCATGACGTGGAGAAAAATCGTGCTCTGCAGAAATGACAGCATAACGATTCCATGGGCAAATCAATTGGCAATCATCACAACCATAAATACGATTACCAATCAGCGGACGGAATTCTTCCGGGATCGGGCCATCCAACTCGATGGTCAGATAAGAGATACAGCGGCGGGCATCCAGCTGATAGGGGGCTACAATCGCGCCAGTAGGACAGATCTGCAGGCAAGCACTGCAGTTCCCGCAAGAGGGCTGCGTTGGCTCATCGACGGGTAAGGCTAAATCAATCAATAATTCGCCGAGAAAGAAAAAGGAACCGGCTTGCTGGTTGATGAGCAGGGTGTGTTTGCCAGTCCAGCCTAAACCCGCTTTATCGGCCAGCGGGCGTTCCATGATCGGGGCGGAGTCGACAAACGGACGAAATTGCAGATCACCGGTGGCGCGTTGAATGCGTTCACCGAGTTGTTTCAGACGATTGCGTAAGACTTTATGATAGTCGCGCCCGAGCGCATAACGACTGATATACCCTTGTGTTGGGTTATCCAGTACTTCGGCAATTTTCGCCAGCGGAGGCAGATAATTCATTCGCACAGAAACTACGGAACGAGTGCCGGATTGTAGCTCAGCGGGGCGGGCACGCATTAAACCATAGCGTGCCATATATTCCATTTCACCGTGATAATTCTGCGCTAGCCAGCTTTCCAATTGTGGCTCTTCACTGGTTAAATCGCAGTCTGTGATCCCGACCTGATCAAAGCCTAGCTCTTGCCCCCATTGCTTGATATCGTGAGCTAACTTTTGCAAATCGAGTGTGGTCGTCATGAATCACAGCGCACCGGTTATCATCAAAGTACGCGAGAGTTTACCACAGTACAGTTGGCGCACCGAACAGATCCGCCAGATGGAACAACAGCTGATTGTAGCGCAACATATCTCTATTTATCAGCTGATGTTACGTGCGGGTGAAGCACTCTTTCATACGTTACGACACTGCTGGCCGAAAGCCCGTCATCTTTGGATTTTTTGCGGGAAGGGTAATAACGGCGGTGATGGCTATGTGCTGGCTCGTTTGGCAAAACAAGCCGGTTATAGTGTGCAGGTTGCTGCTTTTGATGAACCTTCTCCTGGTATTCCGGCGGAACAAGCCCGGCATGATTGGCTGAAAGCCGGTGGCTCTTATGGCTCGTTACAATCACTGCATGGTCAGCCCGATGTCATCATTGATGCCTTGTTGGGGATTGGCCCGTCTACAACATTACGCGGTGATTTATTAGCGTGGATCCAATTTATCAATCGGCAAGCGTCGCCTGTGCTGGCTGTTGATATTCCAAGTGGGTTAAATGCAGACACGGGTATGCCGCTGGGTGGTGCTGTTCACGCAACAACTACGCTGACATTAGTTGGTTTGAAACCGGGTTTACTGACCGGCATGGCTGCTGATTTCACAGGCGAGCTTTATTTCTCAGATTTAAAAGACAGTGATAGCCAATATTGCGATACGGGTGGCATTCGTCTACTCGATTACAGCGCTGTTTTGCCGCTGTTACCATTGCGGGCACGTACAGCGCACAAAGGTAATAACGGTAAAGTATTATTAGCGGGTGGTGGTTTAGGAATGCCCGGAGCGATCCGGTTGGCCGGTGAAGCGGCCTTGCGAGCCGGTGCGGGCTTAGTGCGGGTATTTTGCCATCCTGATAATCAATTGCTGGTTTTTTCAGGGCGACCTGAGTTGATGTTATGCCAACATCTTACTGCTGACACGCTGGAGTGGCCTGATGTGTTAGTGGCAGGCCCTGGGCTTGGCTTTGATGAATGGAGCAAACAGCAGTGGGAAAAGTTCATCGCGTTTCAAGGGCGTATGGTGCTCGATGCTGACGGATTAAACTGGCTGGCACAATATCCGCAATCCAGAGCAAACTGGGTGTTAACGCCGCACCCAGGCGAAGCTGCCCGCTTATTACATTCTACGATTGCCGATATACAAGCTGATCGTTTTGCGGCGATTCAGGAATTACACCATCGCTATGGTGGCGTGGTATTATTAAAAGGATCAGGCACGCTGATCTTTGATGGCAAACAGATGGCGATTTGCACAGAAGGTAATCCGGGCATGGCCAGCGGTGGCATGGGCGATATACTTTCTGGCATTATAGCGGCCCTTTTAGCGCAAGGGCTGACGTTATTTGATGCAGCTTGTTGCGGCGCACTGCTTCATGGCAAAGCGGCGAATGAAATTGCCAGAGAACAGGGTGAGCGCGGTATGCTGGCTTCAGATTTATTCTTCTGGTTACAAAAACTGGTCAATCCTCAAAGGTATCAACATGGGAAAAACGCTGATACGGACACTCGCTGACAGTGATGCTACTGTCGCGTTAGGTGCAGAGCTTGCTCAGGCATGTCATCAATCTGCCACCATTTTTTTGCATGGTGATCTTGGTGCGGGTAAAACAACATTATCGCGTGGCTTCGTGCTCGCGTTAGGTCATCAGGGCAAAGTAAAAAGCCCCACCTATACGCTGGTTGAGGCTTATGAGTTGCCCAAGTGGCAGGTTTATCATTTCGACTTGTATCGTTTAGCTGATCCGGAAGAGCTTGAATTTATGGGGATCCGCGATTATTTTGCGCCCGACTGTTTATGTTTAATTGAATGGCCGGAAAAAGGCATTGGCTGGTTACCCACTCCAGATCTTGAAATTACATTGCATTATGAACATGGCGCCAGACGAGCAGAAATTACCGCCCGTTCGGACATCGGTGAAATTATTATTTCCAGATTGAATCCATCGTGAAAATCAGAATTCTTCTTATTTTATTAGCTGTATTGGCATGGCCTGCGGCGGCAAATCAGATCAAACAATTACGTATTTCCCCCACAGAGGGAAAAGTGCGCATGGTGTTTGATCTGGAAAGTCAGCCGAATTACAGTTTTACCATTGATACTGGTAAAAATAGCCTGATTATCGCTTTTCAGGATATTACTGGCACACCGTTTCCGGTTCCCCGTACTGCTGGTTGTGAAGGTTTTTTACGCAGCATTCGCCGCAATAGTCTGCCAGGTAACGTAGTGCAGGTGGAATTTGCATTGGCTAATGGCGTAAAACCGCAAATATTCTCATTAGCACCACAGGCGAATTATCGCCATCATCGCTTAGTGATTGATATCAAACCGGGCACTTTGATTGCTAAAAATGGCATATCAGGTAATAGCACGGGATCGCCGGTGTCTGCACCCGATCCTGCATCAACCAAAACTAAGGATGTGCCGCCAGTTACAGTGGTATCGCGTAATGAACTCACATCACCCGCAATAACGGTGAAAACAGAAACTACTCAAACACCAGTTGCAACATCTAATTCCAATAATGCTGTATTACAAGCGCAGCCGCCCACAGCCAAAATAGATAAAGCGGTGGCAGGCCGAGTGATTCAATTCAGTGATCTTATTTCTAAAGAAGAATTAGCGGCCTCAGATTCGTCACCCGCAGCTGATGAGCCTGATAACTCACCCGACACCAGTAAAGTGGTCTTACCGAGCAATGGTGGTCCATTTATCGTAGCGATTGATGCCGGGCACGGCGGTAAAGATCCTGGAGCCATTGGCCCGGGGCATACCTATGAAAAAACGGTGACGCTGGGTATTGCCCGTAAACTGGCAAACCTAATTAATAATCAGCCGGGTATGCGGGCGATAATGACGCGTTCACGCGACAATTTTGTTGAACTCGATGAACGTTCTGCTATCGCTCGTCGTAAGAATGCCCGCTTGTTGATCTCTATTCACGCCGACAGTGGCCCAAGTAATACAGTGAGAGGGGCATCGGTTTGGATCTTATCGGCCAAGCGTGTTGATAAAGAGATGGATAAGTTGCTGGATCAGCAAAGCAAACACACTGAGTTACTCGGTGGGGCTGGCAAAGTGATTGCCGAAACGGAGCCTAATCCATATCTGGCACAAACCATTCTGGATCTTTCCTGGGATAATTCCCGCAGTGAAGGTTATGACATCGGTCGCCGTGTTCTGCGCCGGATCGGTAATGTTGCGACATTACATAAAAAACGGCCTGAACATGCCAGTCTGGCAGTGCTGAAAGCACCGGATATTCCATCACTGCTGATTGAAACGGGGTTTATTTCTAACCCTCAGGAAGAGCGTTTGCTGGCATCTGCCGATTATCAATCACAATTGGCAAATGCTATTTTTAGCGGTGTACGCGATTATTATGGTCGTAATTTGCCAAGTGGTGGTGGCACGCTGGTGAATTCATCCAGCAAAAAAAATGGTACCTCAGCGAATGCCGCTGAATCTGATTCGCATAAACACGTTGTTAAAACCGGTGAAAGTTTATCGGGGCTGGCTGAACAATATCGCGTCAGCAAAAAAGCACTGCGTAATCGGAATAAGCTTAAATCTGATAATTTGCTGATCGGGCAAGTCATCATTATTCCGACTATTTGATATGCCAATTCAAATACTGCCAGCTATTCTGGCAAACCAAATCGCTGCTGGCGAAGTGGTGGAACGCCCTG
It encodes the following:
- the frdD gene encoding fumarate reductase subunit FrdD is translated as MKRSDEPVYWLLFGAGGVVAAVLLPVLILITGLLVPLGILNADTLSYEKMHALATSWWGAPILLAAIALPIFHAMHRVYHGLHDLGIHPTKFLHYLLYDFAFLVSVAALTLLIQMH
- a CDS encoding fumarate reductase subunit C; the encoded protein is MDISQSKRKPYVRQVKKSWWLRNSFYTGYMLREGTCIFVGAYAVILLCGLLRLSQGPDAFAGWLSALHSPLAILFHLLALVACLFHAKTWFSLAPKAIRIFKGEELMPEKPIIMAQYIGLAVVSVIVLLIAILA
- a CDS encoding succinate dehydrogenase/fumarate reductase iron-sulfur subunit, with translation MAEIMDIEVLRYRPEEDNEPWTQRYQVPFTHEMSILEALTYIKDHIDSTLSYRWSCRMAICGSCGMMVNGKPKLGCKTFLRDYISEGKIRLEPLANFPIERDLVVDMSDFMQKLEKIKPYIIPKEERNLCDGEYIQTPKQLAQYKQFSQCINCGLCYAACPQYALKPEFLGPAAIALLYRYNEDSRDGAKEERMKLIHQEAGVWSCTFVGFCSEVCPKGVDPAAAIQLYKAESAKDYVIAMFKPED
- the frdA gene encoding fumarate reductase (quinol) flavoprotein subunit gives rise to the protein MDIIKTDVAIVGAGGGGLRAAIAIAEKNPELEIALISKVYPMRSHTVAAEGGAAGVVREDDSLDNHFHDTVSGGDWLCEQDVVEYFVENAPKELTQLEHWGCPWSRKEDGKINVRPFGGMKIPRTWFAADKTGFHILHTLFQTSIKYPSIKRFDEHFVLDLLVHDGRPQGVVCFDIQNGVTRIIQAKSVIIATGGGSRTYRFNTNGGIVTGDGMALAYRHGVPLRDMEFVQYHPTGLPGSGILMTEGCRGEGGILLNKDGYRYLQDYGLGPEIPVGETKNKYMELGPRDRLSQAFWQEQQRGRTIESPFGDIVHLDLRHLGEKKLLERLPFICELSRAYMGVDPVKEPIPVRPVVHYTMGGIETDGMGATRMPGLFAVGECASNGLHGANRLGSNSLCEIVVFGKVAGEQAALFAQQQSHIDSNILYRQGMEVVARSMSLMENGGTENPADIRNEMGDTMESGVGIYRTAETMQNTIDKLKELKERYKRVRVADKSSVFNTDWLYTIELGFLLDVAESIAHSAMQRKESRGSHQRIDGFEERDDVNYLKHSLAFRNENGAPTIEYSDVKITKSQPAKRVYGSEAEKGAK
- the asd gene encoding archaetidylserine decarboxylase (Phosphatidylserine decarboxylase is synthesized as a single chain precursor. Generation of the pyruvoyl active site from a Ser is coupled to cleavage of a Gly-Ser bond between the larger (beta) and smaller (alpha chains). It is an integral membrane protein.), with product MKLLDVLKIAAQYLLPKHAVSRLVGYLAAAEAGAVTTWLIKAFIKRFNINMSEAEFEDPTHYKTFNAFFTRKLKEGLRPIVAAPDTVALPVDGCISQLGNIQYGRIIQAKRHDFSARELLGGDDDLSDQFQNGKFATIYLSPRDYHRIHMPLDGELQSMVYIPGDLFSVNPLTAQNVPNLFARNERVACVFKTPYGPMALVLVGATIVASIETVWAGTVTPPAGKLVKRWDFHGNTPISLKKGEEMGLFKLGSTVVCLFPPNMLEFAEHLKPETETRLGQIFAQLNNSSVQ